The proteins below come from a single Gossypium raimondii isolate GPD5lz chromosome 2, ASM2569854v1, whole genome shotgun sequence genomic window:
- the LOC105788399 gene encoding transcription factor ILI6: MSSRRSRSRQSSGSRITDDQIYDLVSKLQQLLPEVRNRHSDKVSAAKVLQETCNYIRSLHREVDDLSERLSELLATTDSAQAAVIRSLLMQ; encoded by the exons ATGTCTAGCCGAAGGTCAAGATCAAGGCAATCAAGTGGTTCAAGAATAACTGATGATCAGATCTATGATCTTGTTTCCAAATTGCAGCAACTTCTCCCCGAGGTTCGAAACAGGCACTCTGATAAG GTATCAGCTGCGAAAGTGTTACAAGAGACTTGCAACTACATAAGAAGCTTGCATAGAGAAGTGGATGATCTTAGTGAGAGATTATCGGAGTTACTAGCAACAACCGACAGTGCCCAAGCTGCCGTCATCCGTAGTTTGCTTATGCAATAG